One part of the Gossypium raimondii isolate GPD5lz chromosome 1, ASM2569854v1, whole genome shotgun sequence genome encodes these proteins:
- the LOC105786111 gene encoding LOB domain-containing protein 42 — translation MRMSCNGCRVLRKGCSQNCIIRPCLQWIKSPDSQANATLFLAKFYGRAGLLNLIEAGPENLRPAIFMSLLYEACGRVVNPVYGSVGMLWSRNWVECQAAVDAVLKGSQITETSSSESLAQQSISPLKTYDIRHVFKDPNTIDIDKVKSRTSFKRSATKSKRHVDSKEDASMFSVETEEGSLATQTKKGPLLKLGNQTEEIADIRLELTLGLAPATMQLPRL, via the exons ATGAGGATGAGCTGTAATGGCTGCAGGGTCCTACGAAAGGGGTGTAGCCAAAACTGCATCATTAGACCCTGTCTTCAATGGATCAAGTCCCCTGATTCTCAAGCCAATGCTACTCTCTTCCTGGCCAAGTTTTATGGCCGTGCTGGCCTCCTCAATCTCATCGAAGCCGGCCCTGAAAACCTACGCCCTG CCATTTTTATGTCACTTTTATATGAGGCTTGCGGGCGTGTTGTAAACCCTGTTTATGGGTCAGTTGGCATGCTGTGGTCTAGGAACTGGGTTGAGTGCCAAGCAGCGGTTGATGCAGTGCTCAAAGGCTCGCAGATAACCGAAACTTCTTCTTCTGAATCACTTGCGCAGCAATCGATTTCCCCTCTTAAAACATACGACATCCGCCACGTTTTCAAGGATCCCAACACAATTGACATCGACAAGGTCAAGAGCCGCACTAGTTTCAAGCGATCCGCGACCAAGTCCAAGCGACATGTTGACAGCAAAGAAGATGCGAGCATGTTCTCTGTGGAGACTGAGGAGGGTTCGCTGGCGACCCAGACCAAAAAGGGACCTCTTTTGAAGCTTGGAAACCAAACCGAGGAGATTGCTGATATTAGGTTAGAATTGACTCTCGGTTTAGCTCCTGCAACAATGCAATTGCCTCGCCTCTGA